From Deferrisoma camini S3R1, the proteins below share one genomic window:
- the thiL gene encoding thiamine-phosphate kinase: protein MNLSEVGEFGLLRRLGLLEQSPPPGPVVGPGDDTAVLPLEGGFLLCTADALVEGVHFQRGWGRPEDLGFKALAVNVSDVAAMGGTPWAFTLTLSAPPDLPVDWIEGLYRGLHEACRAFGCRLVGGDTTSARDVTLSLALLGRTDRPVLRRGARPGHDVYVSGAPGESAAGLALLRSGRPERFPGLVRRHLRPEPRLALGRSLGETGAATAMIDVSDGLLQDLGHLLRASRAGAELWLERIPLAAPLERAARELGCEALDWVLGGGEDYELLFTCPATARRRVEALARAAAVPVWRIGRVVDGPDVRLLHRGRPWQGAVAGYDHFRKPGS, encoded by the coding sequence GTGAACCTGTCCGAGGTCGGCGAGTTCGGCCTTCTGCGCCGGCTCGGCCTGCTGGAGCAGTCTCCGCCGCCCGGCCCGGTCGTGGGGCCAGGCGACGACACGGCCGTCCTTCCGCTGGAGGGCGGCTTTCTGCTGTGCACGGCCGACGCGCTGGTGGAGGGGGTCCACTTCCAGCGGGGCTGGGGACGGCCCGAGGATCTGGGGTTCAAGGCCCTGGCCGTCAACGTCAGCGACGTGGCGGCCATGGGCGGCACCCCCTGGGCGTTCACGTTGACCCTTTCGGCTCCCCCCGACCTGCCGGTCGACTGGATCGAGGGCCTGTACCGGGGTCTGCACGAGGCCTGCCGGGCCTTCGGCTGCCGGCTGGTCGGGGGCGACACCACCTCGGCGCGGGACGTCACCCTTTCGCTCGCCCTCCTGGGCCGGACGGACCGGCCCGTGCTCCGGCGCGGGGCGAGGCCCGGCCACGACGTGTACGTGAGCGGGGCTCCCGGCGAGAGCGCCGCCGGCCTGGCCCTTCTCCGGTCCGGCCGGCCCGAGCGGTTCCCGGGCCTGGTGCGACGCCACCTCCGGCCCGAGCCCCGCCTGGCCCTGGGGCGGAGCCTCGGCGAGACCGGCGCGGCCACGGCCATGATCGACGTGTCGGACGGGCTCTTGCAGGACCTGGGCCACCTCCTTCGGGCCAGCAGGGCCGGCGCGGAGCTGTGGCTCGAACGGATCCCGCTGGCCGCGCCCCTCGAGCGTGCGGCCCGGGAGCTTGGGTGTGAGGCCCTGGACTGGGTGCTGGGGGGTGGGGAGGACTACGAGCTCCTGTTCACCTGTCCGGCCACGGCACGCCGGCGGGTGGAGGCCCTGGCCCGCGCCGCGGCGGTGCCGGTCTGGCGGATCGGCCGCGTCGTCGACGGCCCGGACGTCCGCCTGCTCCACCGGGGCCGTCCCTGGCAAGGGGCGGTCGCCGGCTACGATCACTTCCGGAAGCCCGGGTCGTGA
- the lon gene encoding endopeptidase La → MSHSEELPTVVDNSETQGIEIPEVLPMLPVRDVVVFPFMILPLFVGREKSVAAVEEALQGNRMLYLATQKEVATEDPGPDEIYEMGTVGMIMRMLKLPDGRIKILVQGLSRARRVEILSTDPCFRVRVDAVPEPGAAEPDYEAEALMRSVREKLEEIVNMGKGISTEIMMILENVEDPGRLADIVAANVNLKVADAIQVLEAVDPKERITRVHSLLERELQVLMVQAKIKSAAKEEMNKSQREYFLRQQLKAIQEELGITDERGEEIENLRQKIDKAKMPKEARAEAERELKRLKDMPPSSAEAAVIRTYIEWLTEMPWRKRTRDNIDIPRAQKILDEDHYDLEKVKERILEHLAVKKLKPDTKGPILCFVGPPGVGKTSLGQSIARAMGRKFVRISLGGVKDEAEIRGHRRTYVGAMPGRIVQGIRKAGSRNPVFMLDEVDKIGQDFRGDPASALLEVLDPAQNATFEDHYLNVAFDLSEVMFICTANLTDPIPPALLDRMEVIRLSGYTREEKLEIARRHLIPRQTAEHGLGEGLFEISTEALGVLIDQYTREAGLRNLEREIANLCRKVARRVAEGQNRKHRITRQNLHRFLGPPRFLPEAEVEEDLVGVATGLAWTQAGGDILHIEVTTMKGPSKLILTGQLGDVMKESAQAALSYVRSKAADLGVPEDFFEQREVHIHVPAGAIPKDGPSAGVTMAVALLSIMTGRPVDHTLGMTGEITLRGRVLPVGGIKEKCLAAMRAGLKAVILPERNGKDLDDLPPKVRRALEFHLVKTMDEVIRLALKPAPAAHASDAQGVAAS, encoded by the coding sequence ATGTCGCACAGCGAAGAACTGCCCACCGTGGTGGACAACAGCGAGACTCAGGGGATCGAGATCCCCGAGGTGCTGCCCATGCTCCCGGTGCGGGACGTGGTGGTGTTCCCGTTCATGATCCTGCCCCTGTTCGTGGGGCGGGAGAAGTCGGTGGCGGCCGTGGAGGAGGCCCTCCAGGGCAACCGCATGCTCTACCTCGCCACCCAGAAGGAGGTGGCCACCGAGGACCCCGGCCCGGACGAGATCTACGAGATGGGCACCGTGGGCATGATCATGCGCATGCTCAAGCTCCCCGACGGCCGGATCAAGATCCTGGTTCAGGGTCTCAGCCGGGCCCGACGGGTGGAGATCCTCTCCACCGACCCGTGCTTCCGGGTGCGGGTCGATGCCGTGCCCGAGCCGGGGGCGGCCGAGCCCGACTACGAGGCCGAGGCGCTGATGCGCTCGGTGCGGGAGAAGCTCGAAGAGATCGTCAACATGGGCAAGGGGATCTCCACCGAGATCATGATGATCCTCGAGAACGTGGAGGACCCGGGCCGGCTCGCCGACATCGTGGCCGCCAACGTGAACCTCAAGGTGGCCGACGCGATCCAGGTGCTGGAGGCCGTGGACCCCAAGGAGCGGATCACCCGGGTCCACAGCCTGCTGGAGCGGGAGCTCCAGGTGCTCATGGTCCAGGCCAAGATCAAGTCCGCCGCCAAGGAGGAGATGAACAAGAGCCAGCGGGAGTACTTCCTGCGCCAGCAGCTCAAGGCGATCCAGGAGGAGCTGGGCATCACCGACGAGCGCGGCGAAGAGATCGAGAACCTGCGCCAGAAGATCGACAAGGCCAAGATGCCCAAGGAGGCCCGGGCCGAGGCGGAGCGGGAGCTCAAGCGGCTCAAGGACATGCCCCCTTCGTCCGCCGAGGCGGCGGTGATCCGCACCTACATCGAGTGGCTCACCGAGATGCCGTGGCGCAAGCGCACCCGCGACAACATCGACATCCCCCGGGCCCAGAAGATCCTGGACGAGGACCACTACGACCTGGAGAAGGTGAAGGAGCGGATCCTCGAGCACCTGGCCGTCAAGAAGCTCAAGCCCGACACCAAGGGCCCCATCCTGTGCTTCGTGGGCCCGCCCGGGGTCGGGAAGACCAGCCTGGGCCAGTCCATCGCCCGGGCCATGGGCCGCAAGTTCGTGCGCATCAGCCTGGGCGGGGTGAAGGACGAGGCCGAGATCCGGGGCCACCGCCGGACCTACGTGGGCGCCATGCCCGGCCGGATCGTCCAGGGCATCCGCAAGGCCGGGTCCCGCAATCCCGTGTTCATGCTCGACGAGGTGGACAAAATCGGCCAGGACTTCCGGGGAGACCCCGCCTCGGCCCTGCTCGAGGTGCTGGATCCCGCCCAGAACGCCACCTTCGAGGACCACTACCTGAACGTGGCCTTCGACCTGTCGGAGGTGATGTTCATCTGCACCGCGAACCTGACCGACCCGATCCCGCCGGCCCTCCTGGACCGGATGGAGGTGATCCGGCTGTCCGGGTACACCCGGGAGGAGAAGCTCGAGATCGCCCGGCGCCACCTGATTCCCCGACAGACGGCCGAGCACGGTCTCGGCGAGGGCCTGTTCGAGATCTCCACCGAGGCCCTGGGCGTGCTGATCGACCAGTACACCCGGGAGGCCGGCCTGCGGAACCTGGAGCGGGAGATCGCGAACCTCTGCCGCAAGGTAGCCCGGCGGGTGGCCGAGGGCCAGAACCGCAAGCACCGCATCACCCGCCAGAACCTGCACCGGTTCCTGGGCCCCCCGCGGTTCCTGCCCGAGGCAGAGGTGGAGGAGGACCTGGTGGGGGTGGCCACCGGCCTGGCCTGGACCCAAGCCGGCGGCGACATTCTCCACATCGAGGTCACCACCATGAAGGGCCCCTCCAAGCTGATCCTGACCGGGCAGCTCGGCGACGTGATGAAGGAGTCGGCCCAGGCCGCCCTGTCGTACGTGCGGAGCAAGGCGGCGGACCTGGGGGTGCCGGAGGACTTCTTCGAGCAGCGGGAGGTCCACATCCACGTGCCGGCCGGCGCGATCCCAAAGGACGGCCCCTCGGCCGGGGTGACCATGGCCGTGGCGCTGTTGAGCATCATGACCGGCCGGCCGGTGGACCACACCCTGGGCATGACCGGCGAGATCACCCTGCGGGGCCGGGTCCTCCCCGTGGGCGGCATCAAGGAGAAGTGCCTGGCGGCCATGCGGGCCGGGTTGAAGGCCGTGATCCTTCCGGAACGCAACGGGAAGGACCTGGACGACCTTCCCCCCAAGGTCCGCCGGGCCCTCGAGTTCCACCTGGTGAAGACCATGGACGAGGTGATCCGGCTGGCGTTGAAACCCGCTCCGGCCGCCCACGCCTCGGACGCCCAAGGGGTTGCCGCTTCGTGA
- a CDS encoding Hsp20/alpha crystallin family protein translates to MRNPPRDLLERLRYFEKQVEDLFRRLFEDQLAPTALANPGAFPAVDVIEEEGSIWVRADVPGVDRSSLELFAGPQFLVLRGTKPAPETRWSYLRVERSYGPFQRMVLLPAAGDPSAIRAGLDRGVLEIQIPKMEERRRGYRRIPIE, encoded by the coding sequence ATGCGAAACCCACCCCGTGACCTCCTGGAGCGACTCCGCTACTTCGAAAAGCAGGTGGAAGACCTGTTCCGCCGGCTGTTCGAGGACCAGCTGGCGCCCACGGCGCTGGCGAACCCGGGGGCGTTCCCGGCGGTGGACGTGATCGAGGAGGAGGGGAGCATCTGGGTGCGGGCCGACGTGCCGGGGGTGGACCGTTCCTCCCTTGAGCTGTTCGCCGGCCCCCAGTTCCTGGTGCTTCGCGGCACGAAGCCCGCCCCGGAGACCCGATGGAGCTATCTGCGGGTGGAACGAAGCTACGGACCGTTCCAGCGCATGGTGCTGCTGCCCGCTGCGGGGGACCCCTCTGCCATTCGGGCCGGGCTGGACCGGGGGGTGCTGGAGATCCAGATTCCCAAGATGGAGGAGCGACGGCGCGGCTACCGCCGGATTCCCATCGAGTGA
- a CDS encoding ATP-dependent DNA helicase: MTLDELFSSQGPLARLLPGYQPRPAQVEMARAVAEALGRGGVLLAEAGTGTGKTLAYLAPAVLSGKRVVVSTATKTLQAQILERDVPLLAQALGRPVAAVLLKGRQNYLCLRRFEAFRAQPLFRFPEEARLYERFERWAGATSTGDRAEWADLPDDFGPWKDVCSTRETCWGGRCPREEDCFFLRRRRAAQRAQVVLVNHHLLCADLAVRATSAGEVLPRYEALVLDEAHHLEAVATDHFGTQVSSYRLAEFLRDARAAFTAGGSLPAPLHRALEAVAGASSAFWRSLPRAGTARRIRGTLPPPADRHLNALRSALDAWADRIGGKETQSAEAEALVRRTQQLREDLGRFASAPEAGEVRWLETRGRGVFLRAAPVEIGPTLAASLFSRGMPVVLTSATLRVGGSFEYLRERVGVPESAAELVTESPFDHRSQGLLYVPPALPEPNAPGFAEAVAEEVRELLRITRGRAFCLFTSHRNLRAVADRLRGRVDFPLLVQGEGPREVLLARFQEDVHSVLLGALSFWEGVDVPGHALSAVIIDRIPFASPEDPLVQARIERIRAEGRSPFAAYQLPAAAMTLTQGVGRLLRRGDDRGLVAILDRRIVQKGYGRFLLQSLPPFPLVRNRERVARFFADRGLS, encoded by the coding sequence ATGACTCTCGACGAACTGTTCTCCTCCCAAGGCCCTTTGGCCCGGCTCCTGCCCGGGTACCAGCCCCGGCCCGCCCAGGTGGAGATGGCCCGGGCGGTGGCCGAGGCCCTGGGCCGGGGCGGCGTGCTCCTGGCCGAGGCCGGCACCGGCACCGGCAAGACCCTGGCCTATCTCGCGCCGGCCGTGCTCTCCGGCAAGCGGGTGGTCGTGAGCACGGCCACCAAGACCCTGCAGGCCCAGATCCTCGAACGGGACGTCCCCCTGCTCGCCCAGGCCCTGGGCCGCCCGGTGGCCGCGGTGCTGCTCAAGGGCCGCCAGAACTACCTTTGCCTTCGCCGGTTCGAGGCGTTCCGGGCCCAGCCCCTGTTCCGGTTCCCGGAGGAGGCCCGCCTGTACGAGCGGTTCGAGCGGTGGGCGGGCGCGACCTCCACCGGCGATCGGGCCGAGTGGGCCGACCTGCCCGACGACTTCGGTCCCTGGAAGGACGTCTGCTCCACCCGGGAGACCTGCTGGGGCGGCCGGTGTCCCCGGGAGGAGGACTGTTTCTTCCTGCGCCGTCGCCGCGCAGCCCAGCGGGCCCAGGTGGTGCTGGTCAACCACCACCTGCTGTGCGCCGACCTGGCCGTGCGGGCCACCTCGGCCGGGGAGGTCCTGCCGCGCTACGAGGCCCTGGTGCTGGACGAGGCCCACCACCTCGAAGCCGTGGCCACGGACCACTTCGGCACCCAGGTGAGCAGCTACCGGCTGGCGGAATTCCTCCGGGACGCCCGGGCCGCGTTCACCGCGGGCGGCAGCCTGCCGGCCCCGCTGCACCGGGCCCTGGAGGCCGTGGCCGGGGCCTCGTCCGCCTTCTGGCGGTCCCTGCCCAGGGCGGGCACGGCCCGCCGCATCCGGGGCACGCTCCCGCCCCCGGCGGACCGGCACCTCAACGCCCTCCGGTCGGCCCTGGACGCCTGGGCCGACCGGATCGGCGGCAAGGAGACCCAGTCGGCCGAGGCCGAGGCCCTGGTGCGGCGCACCCAGCAACTCCGGGAGGATCTGGGCCGGTTCGCCTCGGCCCCGGAGGCCGGGGAGGTGCGATGGCTCGAGACCCGAGGCCGGGGGGTGTTCCTGCGGGCGGCGCCCGTGGAGATCGGCCCCACCCTGGCTGCCTCGCTGTTCTCCCGAGGCATGCCCGTGGTGCTCACGTCGGCCACCCTGCGGGTGGGGGGGTCGTTCGAGTACCTGCGGGAGCGGGTCGGGGTGCCGGAGTCGGCGGCCGAGCTCGTGACCGAGAGCCCCTTCGACCACCGCAGCCAGGGCCTGCTCTACGTGCCGCCCGCCCTGCCCGAGCCCAACGCCCCGGGGTTTGCCGAAGCGGTGGCCGAGGAGGTGCGGGAGCTCCTGCGGATCACCCGCGGCCGGGCCTTCTGCCTGTTCACATCCCACCGGAACCTGCGGGCCGTGGCGGACCGGCTCCGGGGGCGGGTGGATTTTCCCCTGCTGGTCCAGGGGGAAGGGCCCCGGGAGGTGCTGCTCGCCCGGTTCCAGGAGGACGTGCACTCCGTGCTCCTGGGCGCCCTGTCGTTCTGGGAGGGGGTGGACGTGCCGGGTCACGCCCTGAGCGCGGTGATCATCGACCGCATCCCCTTCGCCAGCCCAGAGGATCCCTTGGTCCAGGCCCGGATCGAGCGGATCCGGGCCGAGGGCCGGTCACCGTTTGCGGCCTACCAGCTTCCGGCCGCGGCCATGACCCTGACCCAGGGGGTGGGCCGCCTGCTCCGGCGGGGGGACGACCGGGGCCTCGTGGCGATCCTCGACCGGCGGATCGTGCAGAAGGGGTACGGCCGGTTCCTGTTGCAGAGCCTGCCCCCGTTCCCCTTGGTCCGGAATCGGGAACGGGTGGCCCGATTCTTCGCCGATCGCGGGCTTTCTTGA
- a CDS encoding PHP domain-containing protein, whose product MRIQADLHVHTVASGHAFSTVAEIAREARSRGLRAVGLADHGPALPGGPHLYHFSALRFLPRVMDGVRILRGVEANPVNARGDLDLPDPLLARLDFAIVGFHEGCGLKASNPRKNTRVLIAAMAHPRVRILGHPGNPAFPVDVGALVAAARDRGVALEINNASFVNARKGSLETCHAIAAEAARMGAMVCLSSDAHVAQQVGEVSEAWRVASAAGVRPEQVVNRTWDTLVRFLELDPAEFETRPGPYR is encoded by the coding sequence ATGCGCATCCAAGCCGACCTTCACGTCCACACCGTCGCCAGCGGCCACGCCTTCTCCACCGTGGCCGAGATCGCCCGCGAGGCCCGCTCGAGGGGCCTGCGGGCCGTGGGGCTCGCGGACCACGGCCCGGCCCTGCCCGGCGGGCCCCATCTGTATCACTTCTCGGCCCTGCGGTTCCTGCCCCGGGTGATGGACGGGGTGCGGATCCTCCGGGGGGTGGAGGCGAACCCGGTGAACGCCCGGGGGGACCTGGACCTGCCGGATCCCCTGCTGGCTCGGCTCGACTTCGCCATCGTGGGGTTCCACGAGGGGTGCGGCCTCAAGGCCTCGAACCCGCGGAAGAACACCCGGGTGCTGATCGCGGCCATGGCCCACCCCCGGGTCCGGATCCTCGGGCATCCCGGCAATCCGGCGTTCCCCGTGGACGTGGGGGCCCTGGTGGCGGCGGCCCGGGACCGGGGGGTGGCCCTGGAGATCAACAACGCCTCGTTCGTGAACGCCCGGAAGGGGAGCCTCGAGACCTGCCACGCCATCGCGGCCGAGGCAGCCCGGATGGGCGCCATGGTGTGCCTTTCGTCCGACGCCCACGTGGCCCAGCAGGTGGGGGAGGTCTCCGAGGCCTGGCGGGTGGCCTCGGCCGCCGGCGTGCGGCCGGAGCAGGTGGTCAACCGAACCTGGGACACACTGGTGCGGTTCCTGGAACTCGACCCGGCCGAGTTCGAGACGCGGCCCGGCCCGTACCGGTGA
- the gspK gene encoding type II secretion system minor pseudopilin GspK — protein MNRQRGAALLLVLLLVSLLSIVVVEFLREARVEARTAANLRDALQAHALLRSGVAVGSALLRADARDNQVDHRGEPWADVIPPIPLGDGVLAVSVHDLYGRFPLGAVLNDRGEPLASRVEALRRLFEAAAPADADPDGLVEALVDWIDANTDGLYEDNPEHPVPNRPLTDVDELAKIEGFTPEVVAAVRPYLDVRADPKVNVNTAPVPVLHALHPDLGLERAQELYDDLTENPLDRATQLKNRSAMAGLAVTRLVFEVVVESPRFLVDLAADVRGVNRQARVILERSRAEDKVWVASWREE, from the coding sequence GTGAACCGCCAGAGGGGCGCCGCCCTCCTGCTCGTGCTGCTGCTGGTCAGCCTTCTTTCCATCGTGGTGGTGGAGTTCCTCCGGGAAGCCCGGGTGGAGGCCCGCACCGCGGCGAACCTCCGTGACGCCCTCCAGGCCCATGCCCTGCTGCGCTCGGGCGTCGCGGTGGGCTCGGCCCTGCTGCGGGCCGACGCCCGGGACAACCAGGTGGACCACCGGGGCGAGCCCTGGGCCGACGTGATCCCTCCGATCCCGCTGGGGGACGGGGTGCTCGCAGTATCGGTGCACGACCTGTACGGCCGGTTTCCGCTGGGAGCGGTGCTGAACGATCGCGGCGAGCCCCTGGCGTCGCGCGTGGAGGCGCTGCGGCGGCTGTTCGAGGCCGCGGCGCCGGCGGACGCGGACCCGGACGGCCTGGTGGAGGCGCTGGTGGATTGGATCGACGCCAACACCGACGGCCTGTACGAGGACAATCCCGAGCACCCGGTTCCCAACCGGCCGCTGACGGACGTGGACGAGCTGGCCAAGATCGAGGGGTTCACCCCCGAAGTGGTGGCGGCGGTGCGGCCCTACCTGGACGTGAGGGCGGACCCCAAGGTCAACGTGAACACCGCGCCGGTGCCGGTGCTCCACGCCCTGCACCCGGATCTGGGCCTGGAGCGGGCCCAGGAACTCTACGACGACCTCACCGAGAACCCCCTGGACCGGGCCACCCAACTGAAGAACCGCTCGGCCATGGCCGGGCTCGCCGTGACCCGGCTCGTGTTCGAGGTGGTGGTGGAGAGCCCCCGGTTCCTGGTGGACCTGGCCGCGGACGTGCGGGGCGTGAACCGGCAGGCCCGGGTGATCCTGGAACGAAGCCGGGCCGAGGACAAGGTGTGGGTGGCTTCCTGGCGGGAGGAGTAG
- a CDS encoding type II secretion system protein GspJ: protein MARGEPSGLHGAGVLRLGRGGGALNRGFTLIEVVVTLALLALVLSLVQGTYSGAVRSRDRSSQATAEVHQAALVLDRMATEISGALVSASRATATGFVVEPDADGNATLTFTTRLAPIPGLRPGGPVELRYNLEADDDGVLRLVRREEADPDEDPEEGGLAYPVLENVLRFQVLCYDGTEWAESWDSRIREEEPFLPEAVSLEIAWGPDENHERVLRTATPLYSRRRLP from the coding sequence CTGGCCCGAGGGGAACCGTCGGGACTCCATGGAGCTGGTGTACTACGCCTGGGCAGAGGAGGAGGAGCCCTGAACCGGGGATTCACGCTGATCGAGGTGGTGGTCACCCTGGCCCTGCTGGCCCTGGTCCTCTCCCTGGTGCAGGGCACCTACTCCGGGGCCGTGCGCAGCCGGGACCGCTCGTCGCAGGCCACGGCCGAGGTGCACCAGGCGGCCCTGGTCCTCGACCGGATGGCCACGGAGATCTCCGGGGCCCTGGTGTCCGCCAGCCGCGCGACCGCCACCGGGTTCGTGGTGGAGCCGGACGCCGACGGGAACGCGACCCTGACCTTCACCACCCGCCTCGCGCCGATCCCGGGCCTGCGCCCCGGGGGGCCCGTGGAGCTTCGGTACAACCTGGAGGCCGACGACGACGGGGTGCTGCGGCTGGTGCGGCGGGAGGAGGCCGACCCCGACGAGGACCCCGAGGAGGGGGGGCTCGCCTACCCCGTGCTGGAGAACGTGCTGCGCTTCCAGGTGCTGTGCTACGACGGCACGGAGTGGGCCGAGTCGTGGGACAGCCGCATCCGGGAGGAGGAGCCGTTCCTGCCCGAGGCGGTGTCGCTGGAGATCGCATGGGGACCCGACGAGAACCACGAACGGGTGCTGCGCACCGCCACCCCCCTGTACTCCCGACGGAGGCTGCCGTGA
- a CDS encoding prepilin-type N-terminal cleavage/methylation domain-containing protein, whose protein sequence is MRGRRGFTFLELLVALAVLGASFTALLVAHASALKQEARARRLMTATLLARDILTRTEVDGLPPLGSDQGEFEEFPGFTWERQSETTEFDNVRLVRITVSWPEGNRRDSMELVYYAWAEEEEP, encoded by the coding sequence TTGAGGGGCCGTAGGGGGTTCACGTTCCTGGAACTGCTGGTGGCGCTGGCCGTGCTGGGCGCCAGCTTCACGGCGCTGCTGGTGGCCCACGCGTCGGCCCTGAAGCAGGAGGCCCGCGCCCGGCGGCTCATGACCGCCACCCTCCTGGCCCGGGACATCCTGACCCGCACCGAGGTGGACGGGCTCCCCCCCCTGGGGTCCGACCAGGGGGAGTTCGAGGAGTTCCCGGGGTTCACCTGGGAACGGCAGTCCGAGACCACCGAGTTCGACAACGTCCGCCTGGTGCGCATCACGGTGTCCTGGCCCGAGGGGAACCGTCGGGACTCCATGGAGCTGGTGTACTACGCCTGGGCAGAGGAGGAGGAGCCCTGA
- a CDS encoding prepilin-type N-terminal cleavage/methylation domain-containing protein produces MSRSCRGFTLIELAVVLFLLALLTAVLLPRLPRPAGLRAKEALRRLAASVQVLHEESAFKKKAWL; encoded by the coding sequence GTGAGCCGCTCCTGCCGGGGGTTCACCCTCATCGAGCTCGCGGTCGTCCTGTTCCTTCTCGCCCTTCTGACGGCGGTGCTGCTGCCCCGCCTCCCCCGCCCCGCCGGGCTCCGAGCCAAAGAGGCCCTGAGGCGCCTGGCCGCCTCGGTCCAGGTTCTCCACGAAGAGTCCGCATTCAAAAAAAAAGCCTGGCTCTGA
- the gspG gene encoding type II secretion system major pseudopilin GspG has translation MQTRRRRPDAGFTLIELLVVLVILGLLAGIVMPRLFGRGEEAKRTAAKVQIRVLEDALHQFEVDNGFYPTTEQGLEALVRKPTVGRIPQNWREGGYLEKGTIPKDPWGNPYMYISPGNHGDFDLFSYGADGEPGGEGKYADITNWEDE, from the coding sequence ATGCAGACCCGACGACGCCGACCCGACGCCGGCTTCACCCTGATCGAGCTCCTGGTGGTCCTGGTGATCCTCGGGCTCCTGGCCGGCATCGTGATGCCCCGGCTGTTCGGCCGGGGCGAGGAGGCCAAGCGCACGGCCGCCAAGGTCCAGATCCGGGTGCTCGAGGACGCCCTGCACCAGTTCGAGGTGGACAACGGGTTCTACCCCACCACCGAGCAGGGGTTGGAGGCCCTGGTGCGCAAGCCCACGGTGGGCCGGATTCCCCAGAACTGGCGCGAGGGCGGCTACCTGGAGAAGGGGACCATCCCCAAGGACCCGTGGGGCAACCCCTACATGTACATCTCGCCCGGGAACCACGGCGACTTCGACCTGTTCTCCTACGGCGCCGACGGGGAGCCCGGCGGAGAGGGCAAGTACGCCGACATCACCAACTGGGAGGACGAGTGA
- the gspF gene encoding type II secretion system inner membrane protein GspF — MPVFEYEGLNARGKPVRGVVDAEGPRAARQALRRQGVFASRVSPVARAEREPQRRPRFFPGRGISPVELALLTRQLATLLDAGLPLVGALTGLLEQTENQRTRRVLSQIRAGVNEGKAFHEVLGEHPSSFPPIYRNMVRSGEASGTLPVVLGRLADFLEDSVAFRRRLQSALVYPLLMGFLGTGILWFLLSYVVPRVTRIFEDLHQALPLPTRLLLATSAWFRAYWWVGVALALGGWLLLRRYGRTPRGRRTLHRLWLRTPAIGRFLSTVAVSRFARTLGTLLASGVELLTALEISKSVLGNAVLEEAVERARDEVREGRSLSQALRATGEFSPVVCQMVAVGEESGALDTLLLKVSDAFEARVEAAVATLTSLIEPIMILALGAAVGFVVLSILLPIFEMSQLVG; from the coding sequence ATGCCGGTGTTCGAGTACGAGGGCCTCAACGCCCGGGGGAAACCGGTTCGCGGCGTGGTGGACGCCGAAGGTCCCCGGGCGGCCCGGCAGGCCCTCAGACGTCAGGGGGTGTTCGCCAGCCGGGTCAGCCCCGTGGCGCGGGCCGAGCGCGAGCCCCAGCGCAGGCCGCGGTTCTTCCCCGGGCGGGGCATCTCGCCGGTGGAGCTCGCCCTGCTCACCCGGCAGCTGGCCACCCTGCTGGACGCGGGCCTGCCCCTGGTGGGCGCCCTCACCGGTCTGCTGGAGCAGACCGAGAACCAGCGCACCCGCCGGGTGCTGAGCCAGATCCGGGCCGGCGTGAACGAGGGCAAGGCGTTCCACGAGGTGCTGGGGGAGCACCCCTCCTCGTTCCCCCCCATCTATCGGAACATGGTGCGCTCGGGTGAGGCCAGCGGGACCCTGCCGGTGGTGCTGGGACGCCTGGCCGACTTCCTGGAGGACTCGGTGGCGTTCCGGCGACGCCTTCAGTCGGCCCTGGTGTACCCCCTGCTCATGGGGTTCCTGGGCACGGGGATCCTGTGGTTCCTGCTCTCCTACGTGGTGCCCCGGGTCACCCGGATCTTCGAGGACCTGCACCAGGCGCTGCCCCTGCCCACCCGCCTCCTGCTCGCCACCAGCGCATGGTTCCGGGCCTACTGGTGGGTGGGCGTGGCCCTGGCGCTGGGCGGGTGGCTGCTGCTGCGGCGGTACGGCCGCACCCCCCGGGGCCGCCGCACCCTGCACCGGCTGTGGCTGCGCACCCCGGCCATCGGCCGGTTCCTCAGCACCGTGGCCGTGAGCCGGTTCGCACGCACCCTGGGCACCCTGCTCGCGAGCGGCGTGGAGTTGCTCACGGCGCTCGAGATCTCCAAGTCGGTGCTGGGCAACGCGGTGCTGGAGGAGGCGGTGGAGCGAGCCCGCGACGAGGTGCGCGAGGGCCGCAGCCTGAGCCAGGCCCTGCGGGCCACCGGGGAGTTCTCGCCGGTGGTGTGCCAGATGGTGGCCGTGGGGGAGGAGAGCGGGGCGCTGGACACCCTTTTGTTGAAGGTTTCCGATGCGTTCGAGGCCCGGGTGGAGGCGGCCGTGGCCACGTTGACTTCCCTGATCGAGCCCATTATGATCCTGGCGCTTGGGGCGGCGGTGGGGTTCGTCGTCCTCTCGATCCTCCTGCCCATCTTCGAGATGAGCCAATTGGTGGGCTGA